In the Juglans microcarpa x Juglans regia isolate MS1-56 chromosome 6D, Jm3101_v1.0, whole genome shotgun sequence genome, one interval contains:
- the LOC121235422 gene encoding uncharacterized protein LOC121235422 yields MHLRHTQQHQDLLNTLRKHPWHREKALKTLQQLVANFQQFLQSQAVINNQNSQAINDIRGSITRLTTNLIVREKGKFPAQAQLNPQGQVQQNYVEAKSLNIKPVKAITTLSGRVVDIPTQGPDKTSKVSNPSQDEVKKNQQHLKKRKLSVKKKAFLIEQVNEIIQSNTPPKYKDPGSPTIAFMIENSKIGLALLDLGSSVNLLPYNVYEKLGLGELKPTSITLQLAKRSIKIPRGVVKDVLIQVDKFYYPVDFVVLDIQLSTNSMFQAPAILGRQPHEVEEVHEVNLLESILSETPPLSYHSTDPLIDLKDNFDPIDTFNDFSSTSFIGNQANLHWKLKFEQLPLLIATLKPSE; encoded by the exons ATGCACCTAAGACACACCCAGCAGCACCAGGACCTACTCAATACCCTTCGCAAGCACCCTTGGCACAGAGAAAAAGCCTTGAAGACACTGCAACAATTGGTAGCAAACTTCCAGCAATTCTTGCAAAGTCAAGCCGTAATCAATAACCAGAACTCGCAAGCAATTAATGACATCAGAGGGTCAATTACAAGGCTGACCACAAATTTGATTGTTCGAGAGAAAGGGAAGTTCCCTGCGCAGGCACAACTTAATCCACAAGGCCAAGTCCAACAAAATTATGTTGAAGCTAAAAGTTTAAACATTAAACCAGTAAAAGCAATCACCACTTTGAGTGGTAGAGTGGTGGATATCCCTACTCAAGGGCCAGACAAAACTAGTAAAGTTTCTAACCCTTCTCAagatgaagttaaaaaaaatcagcaGCACCTAAAAAAG AGGAAACTAAGTGTGAAAAAGAAAGCCTTTCTCATTGAGCAAGTCAATGAAATCATACAGAGCAATACCCCACCTAAATACAAGGATCCGGGTTCACCCACTATTGCTTTCATGATTGAGAATTCTAAAATTGGTCTTGCATTGCTAGATCTAGGGTCTAGTGTGAACTTGCTGCCTTACAATGTTTATGAAAAGCTTGGTTTAGGCGAATTAAAACCTACCTCAATTACTCTACAACTAGCTAAGAGGTCAATCAAGATACCTAGAGGTGTGGTTAAAGATGTTTTAATTCAAGTTGATAAGTTCTATTATCCTGTTGACTTTGTTGTTCTTGACATACAACTTTCAACTAATTCTATGTTTCAAGCACCTGCAATTTTGGGAAG GCAGCCCCATGAAGTGGAAGAAGTGCATGAAGTAAACTTGTTAGAAAGCATTCTTTCTGAAACTCCACCACTGTCCTACCATTCTACTGATccattaattgatttaaaagataattttgatcCAATTGACACctttaatgatttttcttctacttcattTATAGGAAACCAAGCTAATTTGCATTGGAAGCTCAAGTTTGAGCAACTTCCCCTATTGATAGCAACACTAAAACCTTCAGAGTAG